A stretch of the Candidatus Bipolaricaulota bacterium genome encodes the following:
- a CDS encoding transcriptional coactivator p15/PC4 family protein: MPQEPQSTDEQLVRVIDKGPAGQIHIRLSRFRERDYLDIRNFYMTEAGEWRPTRKGIAIPVEFYDELMDALAAAKPMIEARTKAGEA; the protein is encoded by the coding sequence ATGCCGCAAGAACCACAATCAACCGACGAACAGCTCGTCAGGGTAATCGACAAGGGCCCGGCCGGGCAGATCCACATCCGCCTCTCCCGGTTCCGCGAACGTGATTATCTCGATATCCGCAATTTCTACATGACCGAAGCCGGGGAGTGGCGGCCCACACGCAAGGGGATCGCCATTCCAGTCGAGTTCTACGATGAGCTCATGGACGCCCTCGCTGCGGCCAAACCGATGATCGAGGCACGGACCAAAGCGGGCGAGGCCTAG
- a CDS encoding PKD domain-containing protein: protein MRLRFIAFGTLLIAVVALAGCLFPSLPRAEFSYTPKSGYPPLEVSFNAGASSSPNGIIVAYDWDFGDGTTGAGKEIKHKFTEKGIYKVTLTVTDDAGKEGTVYHNVQALSLPPHAAFTYSGYMNPTNEPVYFDASDSYDPDGEIVSYTWDFGDGTTGVGEYTEHIYTSAGGSGTQYPVTLTVVDDDGVQNSITKYVHVIGCDSCGG, encoded by the coding sequence CTTTTAATCGCGGTCGTCGCCCTCGCCGGATGTCTATTCCCAAGCCTCCCCCGGGCTGAGTTCTCATACACCCCGAAGAGCGGTTACCCGCCCCTGGAGGTCAGCTTCAACGCCGGGGCGTCTTCCAGCCCGAACGGGATCATCGTAGCCTACGATTGGGACTTCGGGGACGGGACGACTGGAGCAGGGAAGGAGATAAAACACAAGTTCACCGAGAAGGGGATCTACAAGGTGACGCTGACCGTCACCGACGATGCTGGAAAGGAAGGGACGGTCTATCACAACGTACAGGCCCTCAGCCTACCACCGCACGCCGCGTTTACCTACTCAGGGTACATGAACCCCACTAACGAGCCGGTCTACTTCGATGCATCCGATTCGTACGACCCTGACGGGGAGATCGTCTCCTACACCTGGGACTTCGGTGATGGTACGACCGGCGTCGGCGAGTACACTGAACACATCTACACCTCGGCCGGTGGTAGCGGAACGCAGTATCCGGTCACCCTCACCGTAGTTGACGACGATGGGGTACAGAACTCGATCACGAAGTACGTGCACGTCATCGGGTGCGACTCCTGCGGCGGCTAG